From Pan paniscus chromosome 9, NHGRI_mPanPan1-v2.0_pri, whole genome shotgun sequence, the proteins below share one genomic window:
- the LOC100994551 gene encoding LOW QUALITY PROTEIN: cell adhesion molecule-related/down-regulated by oncogenes (The sequence of the model RefSeq protein was modified relative to this genomic sequence to represent the inferred CDS: inserted 10 bases in 8 codons; deleted 5 bases in 5 codons; substituted 13 bases at 13 genomic stop codons) encodes SGALHPGLGPLWTLLYVTLMILCFSVSSDVAPYFIFEXLSAVQKLSGPVELYCSAKPVTTHISWLHNGKKXDRNMEYIKNHQGTLTILSLKASLLGYYQCISNXVDVVVSGPVTVSTAVLGDFGSSTKHVITAEEKSAGFIGCRVPESNPKAEVCAKIQGKWLKHSTKNYLILPSGHLYILNVSLQDKGSYKYVAYNPVIHELKVEPIGQKLLISHLSSDDFDILLPACSQVLVVFSRIPLTLECVVSGVLDPQVYWLKDREXLLQEATGRRLYSHVATDSIDPVDSGNYSRMVGNKTGDVKYVTYMVNVLEYASIYKGLQDQSLGATAHFTCHIHGNPAANHTWFYIAQPIHPSPXHLTAGNXLKVSGVIMEDTGLYQCLTDNGTGFMQSTGRLEIEKDNGFKPVIIMAPISAKVVCGVFVTVSCNATGLPVPVIPWYDSYGLIASHLSXVLRSKSPKSHLSRPGILDLKPIYFIMSQVGSSCLHIQDVTQKHVGKHIXEAADGHSTMQGEASLMVVPFETNTKVETVTLSAATQNDERNKRDGSETGLSSCPVKVHPSAVESASEKNVNGITVPDAPIILIPXQTHTPDTYNLVWRAGRNGGLSINVYFMKYQKMNNGIGLVGIGHTVRVPGSENKLHLAELGPSSLHKVLIVARSGAGEGQTAMLTFXNSKEKRALTKNTQASCPPMGIHKYPVVSEAANNFGVVLTDSXRHSEVPEAPNGPTISNASETLVYVTQILLENWVSPIAAFKVEYERMRTSDWLVAAEDILASKISIEVRSLELSSTYKLKVIAINHXEGSFKSAESCPYQVAGFPSHFFSHPIXGTHIAYTEAVSVAQIVLKWTYIPXSSNNTSIXFYIYYXPSDSDNDSDYKRDVVEGSKEWHMIGHLLSETSYGIKMQCFSEGEESEFINVVICESKVKRVPGASEYPKGLSIPLNYSGSEGNVRPATSPARSSDMLYLILGCMLGVMVLIFVAFIAMCLWKNHPQNIIEKYDPLGYLYQGSDINGQMVEYTTLSGANEINGNVHGGFLSHGSLSSGSSHLHHKVSNGVNATVNGSLNGGLYSGHTNSLTRIXVNFEQPHHLVNGGGMYIAVPQIDPLECVNCQNCXNNNSCFIKTNSTFSSSPFPVDSRVALCPQYGVGIRPXSQMKMPICLASXIPDCGQLPHESIKNNVEPISTQHTCCQDNRNNVSSNXTEDPEEFSRGDSCVSSEMESNILHWNPLILPPISEDCAEKTTWPPPGVPLDSPSEVLQQPQETGGCAKNQSCSDFKSVTNCTKQACE; translated from the exons TCTGGCGCTCTGCATCCAGGTCTTGGCCCTTTATGGACACTACTGTATGTTACTCTGATGATTCTCTGCTTTTCTGTGAGTTCGGACGTGGCACCTTATTTCATTTTTGAGTAACTCTCTGCCGTCCAGAAACTTAGTGGACCTGTAGAACTATATTGTTCCGCTAAACCTGTGACCACTCATATCTCATGGTTacataatggaaaaaaataggaTAGAAACATGGAATATATTAAGAATCATCAGGGGACTTTGacaatt ctttctcttaaagCCTCCCTTTTGGGTTACTACCAATGCATTTCCA AGGTTGATGTTGTTGTAAGTGGCCCTGTAACAGTATCCACAGCAGTTCTTGGTGATTTTGGTTCATCCACAAAGCATGTTATTacagcagaagaaaaaagtgCTGGTTTCATTGGCTGCAGGGTGCCAGAGAGTAACCCCAAAGCTGAGGTGTGTGCTAAAATCCAGGGGAAGTGGCTGAAACATTCCACAAAGAATTACTTAATCCTTCCATCAGGACATCTTTACATTTTGAATGTATCCTTACAGGACAAGGGATCATACAAATATGTGGCTTATAATCCTGTCATACATGAATTAAAAGTTGAACCCATTGGCCAAAAGCTCCTTATAAGTCACCTTTCTTCAGATGATTTTGACATTCTTCTTCCTGCTTGTTCACAGGTATTAGTTGTTTTTTCACGTATTCCTCTAACCTTGGAGTGTGTGGTTAGTGGGGTCCTGGATCCTCAAGTGTATTGGCTAAAGGACAGGG TATTGCTCCAGGAAGCAACTGGAAGAAGGTTATATTCTCATGTTGCGACAGATAGCATTGACCCAGTAGACTCTGGAAACTATTCCCGCATGGTGGGAAACAAGACTGGAGATGTAAAATATGTGACATACATGGTTAATGTGCTTGAATATGCTTCCATTTATAAAGGACTACAGGATCAGTCTCTGGGTGCCACAGCACATTTTACCTGTCATATTCATGGAAACCCAGCCGCCAACCATACTTGGTTTTATATTGCACAGCCTATTCATCCTTCCCCATGACATCTAACTGCAGGAAATTGACTGAAAGTCAGTGGGGTTATCATGGAAGATACTGGGCTGTATCAGTGTTTAACAGATAATGGGACTGGATTTATGCAGTCTACTGGAAGACTTGAAATT GAAAAAGACAATGGATTCAAGCCAGTTATAATCATGGCACCAATAAGTGCAAAGGTGGTATGTGGAGTCTTTGTCACTGTGTCCTGCAATGCCACTGGGCTGCCAGTTCCAGTCATTCCTTGG TATGACAGCTATGGATTAATAGCCAGCCATCTGTCTTAAGTCCTTAGATCTAAGTCCCCAAAGTCACACTTATCAAGACCTGGAATCTTGGACCTGAAGCCTATCTACTTCATCATGTCCCAAGTTGGCTCTAGCTGTCTCCATATTCAGGATGTGACTCAGAAACATGTGGGGAAACACATATAGGAAGCTGCAGATGGACACAGTACCATGCAGGGAGAAGCATCTCTCATGGTTGTTCCTTTTGAAACAAATACAAAAGTGGAAACAGTCACACTTTCTGCTGCTACTCagaatgatgaaagaaataaaagagatggTTCAGAAACTGGATTGAGCTCATGTCCAGTTAAGGTACATCCCAGTGCAGTGGAATCAGCATCAGAGAAAAATGTTAATGGCATCACTGTTCCTGACGCCCCCATCATACTGATCCCTTGACAGACCCACACACCAGATACGTACAACCTGGTGTGGAGGGCAGGCAGGAATGGTGGGCTATCCATTAACGTGTAttttatgaaatatcaaaagatgAACAATGGGATTGGTTTGGTAGGAATTGGGCATACGGTTCGAGTCCCAGGTAGTGAAAATAAGCTCCATTTAGCTGAACTAGGGCCGTCTAGTCTTCACAAAGTCTTGATAGTAGCAAGAAGTGGAGCAGGTGAAGGACAAACTGCCATGCTTACCTTCtgaaacagcaaagaaaaaagagcatTGACAAAAAACACCCAGGCATCCTGTCCACCCATGGGCATCCATAAGTATCCTGTTGTTTCAGAAGCTGCAAATAATTTTGGAGTGGTACTTACAGATTCTTGAAGGCACAGCGAAGTTCCAGAGGCACCAAATGGCCCTACTATCTCCAATGCATCAGAGACATTGGTCTATGTCACTCAGATTCTTCTGGAAAATTGGGTTTCTCCAATCGCTGCTTTCAAAGTTGAATATGAAAGGATGAGGACCAGTGATTGGCTGGTGGCAGCTGAAGATATCCTTGCTTCCAAAATTTCCATTGAAGTTCGTAGCTTAGAACTGAGTTCAACATACAAATTGAAAGTCATTGCTATCAATCATTAGGAAGGGAGTTTTAAGAGTGCAGAATCTTGTCCTTATCAGGTGGCTGGCTTCCCCAGTCATTTTTTCAGCCATCCAA ATGGAACTCACATTGCCTACACAGAGGCTGTCAGTGTTGCCCAGATAGTGCTAAAGTGGACATACATTCCATGAAGTAGCAATAACACTTCCAT CTTTTATATCTATTACTGACCATCAGATAGTGACAATGACAGTGATTACAAGAGGGATGTAGTAGAAGGTTCAAAGGAGTGGCACATGATTGGCCATCTGCTGTCAGAAACTTCCTATGGCATTAAAATGCAGTGCTTCAGTGAAGGAGAAGAAAGTGAGTTTATCAATGTGGTGATCTGCGAGAGTAAAGTAAAACGTGTTCCTGGAGCTTCTGAGTATCCTAAAGGCTTGAGTATCCCTCTGAATTATTCAGGAAGTGAAGGAAATGTGAGGCCAGCAACCAGCCCTGCCAGAAGCAGTGACATGTTATATCTGATCCTTGGCTGTATGCTGGGTGTCATGGTCCTTATTTTTGTGGCT TTTATTGCAATGTGCCTGTGGAAGAATCACCCACAGAATATCATAGAGAAATATGACCCACTGGGTTATCTCTACCAGGGATCAGATATTAATGGGCAGATGGTGGAATACACCACTCTCTCAGGAGCAAATGAGATAAATGGAAATGTTCATGGAGGCTTCCTGAGCCATGGCAGTCTCAGCAGTGGCTCTTCCCACCTTCACCATAAGGTCTCCAATGGAGTCAatgcaactgtgaatgggagctTAAATGGAGGACTTTACTCTGGGCACACTAACTCTCTAACCAGGAT TGTGAATTTTGAACAGCCTCATCATCTAGTGAATGGTGGTGGAATGTACATAGCGGTGCCTCAGATTGACCCTCTGGAATGTGTTAACTGTCAAAATTGTTGAAACAACAATAGCTGTTTCATCAAAACCAACAGCACTTTCAGCAGTAGCCCTTTTCCTGTGGACTCTAGGGTGGCACTTTGTCCTCAGTATGGTGTGGGAATCAGGC TCAGTCAAATGAAGATGCCCATATGCCTGGCTT GCATCCCCGATTGTGGCCAGTTGCCTCACGAGAGCATCAAGAACAATGTGGAACCAATCTCTACTCAGCATACTTGCTGTCAGGATAATAGAAACAATGTCAGCTCTA ACACAGAAGATCCAGAAGAGTTCAGCAGAGGAGACAGCTGTGTCTCTTCAGAAATGGAGAGCAACATTTTACATTGGAATCCTCTTATT TTGCCACCTATCTCAGAGGACTGTGCTGAAAAGACAACATGGCCTCCGCCTGGTGTTCCTTTAGACAGCCCCTCAGAGGTcctccagcagccccaggaaactggAGGATGTGCAAAAAACCAGTCATGTTCTGACTTCAAGTCTGTAACCAACTGCACAAAACAGGCCTGTGAATGA